In Bacillus sp. SB49, a single window of DNA contains:
- a CDS encoding VOC family protein: MAGHASEELSKGDKKSTTDIKKDGAILPEIGTVFIPVQDIRQGAMWYSRLLAVPYKEEFPHDHLYILPLSGVNIVLDSKRYNQESIYKNPVFHLNTNDIHEAYLQVQEMEAGWIGSIEHGHYFSFQDPDGNMLMICQC, encoded by the coding sequence ATGGCAGGTCATGCATCAGAAGAGCTATCCAAAGGGGACAAGAAAAGTACTACAGATATAAAAAAAGACGGTGCGATTCTTCCGGAAATCGGAACGGTCTTCATTCCCGTGCAGGATATCAGACAGGGAGCCATGTGGTATTCCAGGCTGTTGGCTGTTCCGTATAAAGAAGAATTTCCTCACGATCATTTGTATATCTTACCTTTATCAGGTGTAAATATTGTATTGGACAGCAAACGATACAATCAGGAATCGATATATAAAAATCCGGTCTTTCATTTGAATACAAATGACATCCATGAGGCTTACCTTCAAGTACAGGAAATGGAAGCAGGATGGATCGGTTCCATTGAACATGGCCATTACTTTAGTTTTCAGGATCCGGACGGTAATATGCTGATGATATGTCAATGTTAA
- a CDS encoding NAD(P)H-dependent flavin oxidoreductase encodes MKEILGLTYPIIQAGMAGGVTTPELVAAVSNTGALGSLGAGYMTGEALKTSVQRIKQLTNRPFAVNLFVPEYPTYSKAEMEEAERWLEPYRRELGVEVSPIPEADMDHFDRQVCILIEENVPIVSFTFGIPHRKTMERLKQEGIQLIGTATNVEEAVLNERSGMDMVVAQGSEAGGHRGTFLGSERGGMIGTISLVPQIVDQVTIPVIAAGGIMDSRGVRAAMALGASGVQMGTAFVTCKESGAHPRHKEAILGARETETAVTASFSGKPARGIENAFIRHMEGKPHLPYPLQNSLTKPIRSAAAQNGDTRYMSLWSGQSPRLSDNRSAAEVIKSAME; translated from the coding sequence ATGAAGGAGATATTAGGTTTGACCTACCCGATTATACAAGCAGGAATGGCCGGAGGGGTGACAACACCGGAGCTGGTCGCTGCAGTTTCCAACACCGGAGCGCTTGGAAGTCTGGGGGCAGGTTATATGACCGGGGAGGCTTTGAAAACATCTGTTCAGCGGATTAAACAGCTGACAAATCGTCCCTTTGCCGTAAACCTGTTTGTGCCGGAATACCCAACATACAGCAAGGCGGAGATGGAGGAGGCAGAACGATGGCTGGAACCATATCGACGTGAACTGGGGGTGGAGGTGAGTCCGATTCCAGAAGCAGACATGGACCATTTCGACAGGCAGGTATGTATCCTAATCGAAGAAAACGTACCAATTGTAAGTTTCACGTTCGGTATCCCTCATCGTAAAACAATGGAAAGACTGAAGCAGGAGGGAATTCAATTAATTGGAACTGCCACGAATGTGGAGGAAGCAGTCTTGAATGAGAGAAGCGGAATGGATATGGTCGTTGCTCAAGGGAGTGAAGCAGGAGGACATAGAGGAACCTTTCTTGGATCAGAAAGAGGAGGCATGATCGGTACGATTTCTCTCGTACCGCAAATCGTCGATCAAGTAACAATCCCTGTCATTGCTGCAGGAGGAATTATGGACAGTAGGGGAGTCCGTGCTGCAATGGCCCTGGGAGCATCTGGAGTACAAATGGGGACTGCTTTTGTAACGTGCAAAGAGAGTGGAGCACATCCACGCCACAAAGAAGCCATTTTGGGAGCAAGAGAGACGGAAACGGCAGTTACGGCAAGTTTCAGTGGAAAGCCGGCAAGGGGGATAGAGAACGCGTTTATACGCCATATGGAAGGGAAGCCACACCTCCCGTATCCACTTCAGAACTCCCTGACGAAGCCGATTCGATCGGCAGCCGCTCAAAATGGGGATACGAGGTACATGTCTTTGTGGTCCGGACAAAGCCCTCGATTAAGTGATAATCGTTCTGCTGCTGAGGTTATCAAGTCCGCCATGGAATGA